The Candidatus Neomarinimicrobiota bacterium genome includes the window CAGTTGAACATCAATAGTTTCCCGGCATCCCCATCCACTTTCATAGGATCATACATTGGATCATAAGCTTTCTCACGGCTCAGCGTCATTAGCTCGGCGCTTACTTTCAAGTTTGTACCGACCTGATACACCAATTTACTGGTCAAATTAGTGTATGCATCATCTAAGCCGGGGAGACGCCCCGGATCATTATAGTTTCTGACAGACAGCATAAGACCCAAGGGCCCAGCACCATAGGAAGCCCCAAAGTCTAAAAGTGTAAATGGATCATCGCCGAATTCTGTTGCGCTAACTGTGCCAATGTTCGTCTTATCAGAATTAGCCAACTCATCAAACTCCGCATAATAACCAGCATTACCATCAGGCAGAAAATGATCTAACCCACCGGTACTCGTTCGATAGGCGATATCAGCGTGGAATCCTTCAGTGGGTTCCTTCAACACTACGTTGAAAACTCCTGACATAGCTTGGCCGTATTCTGCGTTAAAAGTCCCGGTAACCAGCTCCATTTCCTGTATGGAACTGGGGTTCAAGGGGATGGCATTCCCACTGAAAAGAGCATTATTGGTACTCGCACCATCAACAAGGTACGTCTCTTCACCTGCGCGACCACCTCGAAGGTGAAGTTCGCCTTCACCTACAGTGGCAACGCCCGGCAAAGTTGACACTGCATCCTGAACATCAGAAATACCTTGATTCACAAAAACATCAGCACTCACCACTTGCTTAGAAGATGTTAAGGTCTGTTCAATAGCAGGTTTTTGGGCCGTCACGGTCACGCCAGCCATCTCGAGAGCTTGGCTTGTGAGCCCGGCATTAATCGGTGTCGTTACATCAATGTTTACCGTAACACCCGTAGCCGTAAACTCGGCATAACCGATCATGGAGAACTTGAGATCATATGAACCCGGTGGCAGGTTAATGATAAAGTATTCCCCGTTCTCATCGGTGGAAGCACCGGCAGATGTCCCTTGAACGATAACATTACAGCCGATAAGCGCTTCGCCGGATTGTGAATCGGTTACACGACCCGCAATCTTTCCGGTCTGGCCGGCAAACGCAAGCGTCATGACACAAACAAATACAAGGATAGCTCTAAGGAACTTCATTCCACTTCTCCTTCAGTTTAGTTCAACAATTCGGATAAACTCGTACGCTGAAAAACATCGAAACTGCTCAGAATCACCCTCCTTAAGCAAATATTCAGCACCATCAATTTCGAGGAAAATGGGACTATTTGAATGAAATATCAAGAAAAATTTGATCCACGTCACAAAATTGTTTTTGAACCGAAGACGCGTATTCCCATTATGCTCAATAAGTTATAACAATTCTTATGATATGTTGTGCTCTTAATCTTTTTGGTGCAAATAGTGTCAATCTAACTCGATCCACTCGGTAGAGACGACAATGCCTCTCATCTTGAGCTCGTCTGCGAAACGATCATAAGGTATGTGGCACACGGGGGTGAGCAGACCGCAGCCGGTAATCTCGGAGCGACAGATCATTTGCGCCACAATGCTGGCTGTATATCCCACCGTTCTGCTCATAGCCGTAAACCCCGTCTGCAGATCTCGCTGATCTACGACATGCTGTAAGAGACGTCTCTGCTCTCCTCCCAGAGCACCGGACGTGTCCACACGCAGGATGGTCATGTCCCGTTCGTCAGGTCTAAGCTGAAGCTGGGGTTCCAACATCTGCCGCAGAAACTGGCGTGGAGAGAGAGGCTCGGCCAGCCACGAAATCGGCTTATCGTCCAGAAAGCCTAAGCCGCTCAGTTTCTTCCACAGACTGCTGTGCCCCGGCCAGCGTAAGCTATAGCGTCCCATAGAAAGGACTGTCTCCTCAATACCAAGGGTATCGGCAAACTGCACGGCATCCCCGTTAGGAATGGCTTCAAGCTCTCCCACATCAGGAATCTCCACGGTGTGAATCGATTCTTTATCGAAGATCCGCTCCGGTGCGATAATAACTGTATCCCCTTCTCGAAGTAGCTTTGCTTCTCTTGCATAAGAGTCCAGCACTCCTTCGAAACGCCATGTAATCTTGTACTGTAGCGGATTAGTGGCAGCGGCCTTCTCAGGAATACCACCGCCATAGCTCTTCATCTCGTTGACTTCATCAAACCGTCGCACGGCCTCTCCGCAGAGAACCAGATCAATCCCTGGATCCAAGCCGCACTCCGGCAACAGGATGACACCGTGCGCCTCTGCCAGAGCATGAAGACCGCTTACAGATTTGCCGTAATTGGTGTTAATGAAGTGAATTCCGCTCTCGATGGTAACCTCGGCCACAGGCTTGGCGAACTGCGGCGGAAGCATGTCTATCACCACATCGAATCCCGCTTCCATGAGTTCGGCGAGTTGCTCTCTCTGCGCGAGATCGGCCACTACTGTCTCTAACTTGCTCTTATCAGGGAACAGATTGCTATCCAACTCCGGCTCCAAACAATCTGCAACAACTACTTTTTCCACATCATTGCTACGTGCCAGATCGTGAAGAACGGCCTTCCCCTGCATACCGCAGCCTAATACTAACATTCTCATAGCGACTCCATTTACTTACAATCCGAAACCGATAATCAGGTAAAGTATAGCGGCAATCCCAGCCGCCAGCAATGTATACGGCAGCTGTGTCTTTACGTGATCGATATGATCACAGGCGCATCCTAGAGAAGAGAGAACCGTCGTGTCAGACAGGGGTGAACAGTGATCGCCAAAGACGCCGCCCCCGCTGACGGCGGCAAATGTACTGAAAACAAGCGGCCCCCACGCCTCGCCGTTGAACTGATACGCCAGCGGCACTGAGATGGGCACCATGATGGCATATGTCCCCCACGACGTTCCTGTGGCAAAGCTGATAAAACCACTGATAAAGAAGGTCATGACGGGCAGCAGCGCCGGAGAGAGCCACGCCTCTGTGACGCTCACAACATACTGGGCTGTCCCCATCTCCCTGCTCAGTGCATTGATACCATACGCCAGTGCGAGAATCAACACCGCAGGCATGACGCCTTTCACGCCGGCCAAGACCGCCTCCATGATTCCTCTAAGTCTGTCAACTCTCTGCAGCCAGAGGGTAATGCCGAGCACTGTCACGGCAAGCATGTAACTTTCGAGAACATCCGCAGATCCCTTAACTGTAAACGTAATCACATTGGTGCCAATGACAATTCCAATGGGAAGAATAAAGTTGAGAATGATGCTTGTTCTGTGAGAATCAGACGGTTCCAGTGTTGTCAACTCCTTCCCCATCATGGGGACAGCGCCGTCCCTGAGGACTTTACCTGTCTCTTCTGCTCGCCGCTCGGCCTTTTTCATGGGACCGAACTCAGGAATTATGCCCATTCCCAGCAGGGCCACTAGCACCACCGCCAGAAAACCGTAGAAATTATACGGGATACTCTCTATGAAAAGTTTTATGGCGGCATCCTTGTCTTCTATTCCTGCATGTCCTATTGTGAGGCCGCCCACATAGACAGCCCAGCTGGTAATAGGTATCAGCGACAGCAGAGGCGCAGCGGTGGAATCACAGATATAAGCGAGCTTTTCACGGGAGATACGGTACTTGTCTGTGATGTTGCGCATGACTGGCCCCACAAAAAGGGGCGTAAAATAGTCGCTGAAAAAGATGGTCAGTCCCAATCCCCAGCCGAGCATGTTGACCTGACGACGATTCTTTACCCACGAGCCGGCCTGCTGTGTAAACATTTTCACGGCACCGGAACGCTGAAGAAAGGCCACCAGCACGCCGATACACAGCTCAACGGCACAAATCCACATGAAATCTTCATTGCCCAGAGCGCGAACCAGAAATGACGGGAAACCGGCAATCCCTTCCCCCATGAGGAGCACTCCCGCCAGACAGGCAATCAAGA containing:
- a CDS encoding saccharopine dehydrogenase C-terminal domain-containing protein, with translation MRMLVLGCGMQGKAVLHDLARSNDVEKVVVADCLEPELDSNLFPDKSKLETVVADLAQREQLAELMEAGFDVVIDMLPPQFAKPVAEVTIESGIHFINTNYGKSVSGLHALAEAHGVILLPECGLDPGIDLVLCGEAVRRFDEVNEMKSYGGGIPEKAAATNPLQYKITWRFEGVLDSYAREAKLLREGDTVIIAPERIFDKESIHTVEIPDVGELEAIPNGDAVQFADTLGIEETVLSMGRYSLRWPGHSSLWKKLSGLGFLDDKPISWLAEPLSPRQFLRQMLEPQLQLRPDERDMTILRVDTSGALGGEQRRLLQHVVDQRDLQTGFTAMSRTVGYTASIVAQMICRSEITGCGLLTPVCHIPYDRFADELKMRGIVVSTEWIELD
- a CDS encoding Na+/H+ antiporter NhaC family protein encodes the protein MSPQMELSWISVIPPLLAVVLAFITRDAVISLLIACLAGVLLMGEGIAGFPSFLVRALGNEDFMWICAVELCIGVLVAFLQRSGAVKMFTQQAGSWVKNRRQVNMLGWGLGLTIFFSDYFTPLFVGPVMRNITDKYRISREKLAYICDSTAAPLLSLIPITSWAVYVGGLTIGHAGIEDKDAAIKLFIESIPYNFYGFLAVVLVALLGMGIIPEFGPMKKAERRAEETGKVLRDGAVPMMGKELTTLEPSDSHRTSIILNFILPIGIVIGTNVITFTVKGSADVLESYMLAVTVLGITLWLQRVDRLRGIMEAVLAGVKGVMPAVLILALAYGINALSREMGTAQYVVSVTEAWLSPALLPVMTFFISGFISFATGTSWGTYAIMVPISVPLAYQFNGEAWGPLVFSTFAAVSGGGVFGDHCSPLSDTTVLSSLGCACDHIDHVKTQLPYTLLAAGIAAILYLIIGFGL